The region AAAGCAttgagaagcaggagacaaaaaataattataaaataaaaacataacccACTTCTCCCGAAACACTGTCTCATCATCATTTTTAAGTTTTTTCCTTTTCTGTGCAAATATGTGCAATAACAGGAGCAAGAGggtctttcatgttgtttcttGACGTGTTATCACAAATAAACCCCTGCTGCTGTGTgcatgagtttgtgaatgaattttggGATCCTAGTTTCAGTCAGGGATGACGGTCGTGTGGTTGATACACCCAGTCTGCAGATCAGTCCTGTAGTGTGCACTTGGCTTTAGTATATGCGTTTCTGACCATTTGTTTCTAGCATCTCACTCTGTCTCTGCTGCGCACATAGGCGCCACTGCGCTGCCACtgtttaaactgaactcagaaaCGATTCTGAATTTTTGAGAATCGATAGAGAATTGTAGGAGATAGAATCACAATGCATCGGAGAAGAGATTTATTTCTCCCACCCCTAACTGTGCACCATGTAAGCATAAAAAAATATGGattactggtttggaacaacatgaggttcagtaaatgatgacataattttcatttttggttaagtAATCCCTTTAATTATCTTCCTTTACTTGTATCATTTATTTCCATTAAGTATTATagcattacattttcaaaattccTACTTCTGCCATTCAACCCACAGATCATGGCAATTTGATTTAAAGTGACCGATTATAAAACATGGTACTCATGTGAAAATTGTGTTCCGACAAGTACTGACCACTGAATTTAGCAGTACCCCAATTCCAGCCCTTCACACACATATCTTTCTCTGCCAACTCCACTTTGTAGTTGGCTTTAAAGTACTCCGAGATCTTCTCCAAGTCCTACAAATAAAGAGACAGATGAAAACTAGAGGAATGGAATGAAAGAGTATACGCAATTTTTTTAATCtatgaaaaataaaagcattttctatTTTGTCTCTCTGACTCACAGTGTCTTTAAAGCCATCATATTTGTAGATGTGGCCAGTGCTGGTGGACAGTTTGATGCCGTGACCCAGACAGACTCTCCTCCACTGGGCCTGAGTGAGATCAGGGACTGGAATGGTGTCCACTTTTCCAGTCTTGTTGTTTTTATATATCACTGTCTGCTTACTAAATCGCAGACGGCCATCATTCTACAGACATAAGGAAAAAATATCAGTGATTTTGCATGCAATTCCGTCATTGATTGCTGAAGAATTGTCAGTGTTTAGTGTTAGTACACAATAATAACAGGGTAATAACTATTGGACTTATGCAAAACAATACTCCATGCTACAGACACACTCTTTTATTAGTTTCCAACATGCACAATAGACCaattgttcttttatttatttttttcttccttttttttttctttaatcttGTACTCACCCAGGTGCCCTTGACCTCCTGATAAATTTCATTGAATTCCAGTGTGTCGCTCATGGCAGCCACTCAAGCTTTGACACACCTGTGACGTTCAAATGCTGAGACAGCAGAAGTACAGTTAGAAATATGCATCACACCATTTTCTTAAAGAATTTCCTATTATGCCTCAACCTATGGTATTATGATTTCAACCACATTTTATTATTCAAGAATATTACAGAAGCCTTCGGAAATCGTCTCGTGACATTGCAGTAGCACACTTTTTATTGCAGGTGCTTTGTTTTGGCTGTAAATCACGTAGCTTTGTGCTGTACTGTAATGTTTAGGCATGACAGTGCACCTtgttgtatatataaataaatacactgagCTAGCAAAGCTACAATTTTCAGACATTCTATAGCGGACAGTGATGTATTTTTCTATTTTGTGACGGACGACACGTTTTAGATTAACGTCAAACTTCAACAAGACTATTTAATTTAACGCACTTTTATTTAATATAAGATTAAATAGATATGTGTGGTTTTTAAATCGGAATTACTGTTATCCAGCGAGAGGATCAAGGCCGAGTCCCGTGTGCGTGCGTGGATGTGCGGAGTGCAGCGCTTAGTGGAAACGCGTTCACCTTGACGTCATCACGCAGTGTGCGTGTCTCCTCACATTCTGTTAAATGTCAGCCAGCAGTGTTTTGTAAACGATCAAACCACAAAGCACTGTCGACGAAGACTCAGACTGTTGTCAATTTACGCCACCAATATATCATCTGACACCTTTCTAGCAACATTCAGGTGTAGTAAATAGTATGCagtggatttttttatatatctgagGAGATACAAAGACATTTTGTCAAGACTTTGGGAGCATTGTTGATTTCATTGTATAAGATTTTGCTTAAAATTTTCTTAGACCGCCTTTGCTGGTCATTTTTATGCAATTTATTTTGAATTGAACATGGGCATGCTACACATATATTCACTGTTAACACATAGTGAGTCCACTTCCTTGTCTGGTAAAAGGTCTTCCTGTGCAGCGTGCTGCGATAATTTACTATGAACAAACTCCAAACATTGCTTAcaaataaacattgattttgaGTGTCACGAACACATGTTTGTTGAATTGGCATGCTGAAATAAATTCTATATCATGAATTTTAGGTTTTTCAGTGAGCACATTGTGAGagcttaatttaaaggaatagttcacccaaaaaagaaaattctctcatcatttagctctgaaggtctatacaatgcaggtgaatggtgaccaaatgtttgcagcttcaaaaagcacataaaggcagcagaaaagtaatccattcgactccagttgttaaatccatgtcttcagaagtgatcttattgattttgggtgagaacagacaaaaataaaactccttactataaatcttgacatctgcagtctccttggcgatcatgatttctagctcgattacactttttaGTGCCATCTAATgttctgcgcatgcatcaagcgctaggaagtgtaatcgagcttgaaatcgtaATTGTGCagagagactgcaatggcaagatgtacagtgaaaaaaaaaaagagttatattttggtctgttctcacccaaaatataTTAGATTGCTTccgaaggcatggattaaaccactgaagttgtacttttatgctgtctttatatgatttttagaccttcaaagttctgatcaccattcacttgcattgtacggacctacagagctgagatattcttctaaaaatgtttgattgtgttctgcagaaagaaagtcatacacatctgagatggcatgagggtgagtaaattatgagagaattttcatttttagatcaaatattcctttaagaatacgTACCATGGGAGTTGCGTGGCACCATGCAaggtttggacgtgtgaacgtcgagctctgcgcactttgctagtttcaacagtattaatgtcataaaccagtgagattcgaaaATTTGTATCACTCACAaaactcacaaaatttgtatagaaacaccggacttgagcaatcaagttgtcgcgggggctctcttaggcgtacatggactgtttgagtttagagggatggatgccagttggcgctcttgtatgcggggttaatgcacgcgtttttcttttttctgtttttttggttcagggggaagtttggggtttgattattgcactaatgttggaatgtggtctttataattttgttttagacacacaatctatttttttcattatgtcaaaatgtcaaatgttaatatgagcggattgtctctctccacgtggaatggaaggttggggcaccccataaatataaggaaggttatttctcttcttaagcataacaaatatgatatagtgtttcttcaagaaacacatctttctctTTCTGAAAAAtgtatggggtggacatgttttctttagtgctggctcaattaagagcaggggagtcattacactgataagtaagcatctacaattcaaatgtcccaaacagattaaagataaattaggaagagtcattattgttttagcagaaattcaggggcaaagtcttattttggctaatatttacgcaccgaacgttgatgatcaggtcttttttatagatcttgaagggatgatggactcagtccttgatcatagtgaagcaaaaatgtgtaagccccctagagcaacattgacacgaTTTTTACacgatgtgtaaaaatcttggtcttacagatatttggagacttttgaacgcatctggtagggactatacatttttttcatcagtccataagatttattctagaacagatttttttttatatctaagtccctcatttcatctgttgattgctcaattggaaacattttagtctcagataatgccttggtgagtttagaggtgttgccacatatggagaaaaggaaataatatagttggcgctttaatgtatcccttttgcaaaatcctgaattccaacaaatgttaaaggctgaaatcaatgtttatatggagaccaactggtcctcagtatcctctgtgggcatggcttgggaggcacttaaggctgttcttaggggccgaatcatacagtatgcctcattcaccaaaaaatccaaagcacgagaacttgtggagttggaagggaatattaaaagtgcagataCAGAGctaaagcgccgaatgtcatctgatgaattttttagatcttatgctacagaactggctccacttttgttagaagtttatactgaatcattaaagaatggaaagcttccggcaaccatgacgcaagcccggatcagtctgattcttataaaggacaaagatccaagcgagggtaagagttaccgtccaatttccttgatccagctagacgttaaaatattggcaaaaattttggccaaccgattaagtaaagttatgacatctcttatacatatagatcaggtggggtttattcagggccgtagctcttctgatagcattaggcgtttcatcagtatcatgtggtcagtggccaatgatcagactccggtcgctgccatatcacttgacaccgaaaaggcgtttggtatagtagaatgggattatctttttaagattatgGAAATGTActggttcgggaatacatttattggttggattaagttactttatagacacccgttagcggcggtacaaacgaatggattaatttcagattatgttataggggcacccagcagggttgccctctttccccattattgttctattttgccctggaatcattagcagctgcgataagaaatgaggatgattttccaggggtgatggcgggaggtgtggtgcatacgcttttgctttatgcagatgatattttgttattcatctccgaccctactagatatatgccttgcctccacagaattattcattccttttctaagttctcgggatacagagttaattggtctaaatccgaagcttttgctctgacagcataatgcccagtaatggcttttcagccaggcgccttccagtggcccaaacagggcattaagtatttgggtatgtTACTCCCAACAAATTTTATAAGAGTTAATTTTGGCCCttcaataaaaaggttttcgagcgatgtgggcaggtgtgcttcattacatttatcgatgattgggaaagttaatgttattaaaatgaattgtattccaaaattcaactacctgctacagatTCCCCCTGTAGatgtacccctctcttatttcaagcaatttgatagcatagagaagtccttcatttggaatggtaaacgtctcagattacatttcagtaaattcgGCATAGGCcgaacaaaggtgggctaggcctacccaagattttgttttattattatgcattcggtctcagacatttggctcattggtgcttccacctgagagagcccttccctggttttgtattgaacaggaagtttctatcaaactaatcggagaagttacaccccgtcatctcacatttgcacttggtatggacaaaagtgtccagagtgtttaatttggacatttatttaaatgttgcctcgagcatatggctgaacccagaattatgtattaataagtcccctttctgctggtcagagtggattgtgagggaggttaatactttcggtgacctatatgagagtggagcgttgagatcctttgaaaatttggttcaacattttgggattcccagatctcagttctttaggtatttacagcatacacccccctaaagtggcagatactctgggagtggtgattactgcttttggaaaaggtcatgaggcatcagtgtattactccctgctaattcagagtctgggggacggagctttaacttgtACCAAGAGATAATGGGAGAacgatttaaacttggtattggaggagggagtgtgggctaggattctaaaaaacgtcaagtctgcatctggagatgcaaggatgcgccttgtgtaattcaagattttacatcgattctattggagccctctagattgtataggcttggtcctttttttttttttcacccaatttggaatgcccaattcccaatgcacttttaagtcctcgtggtcacgtagtgattcgcctcaatccaagtggcggaggacgaatccctgctgcctccgcgtctgagaccgccaacccacgcatcttatcacgtagctttttgagcgcgttgccacggagacatagcacgtgtggaggcttcacgccattcaccgcggcattcacgctcaactcaccatgcgccccactgagaacgaaccacattatagtgaccacgaggaggttaccccatatggctctatcctccctagcatccgggccaatttggttgtttaggagacctggctggagtcactcagcacgccctgggattcgaactagcaaactagcaaactccaggggtggtagccagcgtcttttacaaCTGagctgtataggcttggtcttaaagacacacccacttgctggcgatgccaatcagaagatggacaCACAACgctttttttttggtggtgtgttaagatccaagaattttggttgaaggatcagagttttatgtgtgacgtattgggcactcaaatttcattgtaccccagactctgtattttaggcgatggggtggtcatcaatatagggaataaacacataaaaaaatttggtcccaaccagtgtcatgatcaccagacaagttgttttaaggggatgaaagtcggctggagtgccccgatttcaggagtggtgctcggtgatggggagggtggcggatttcgaagaagggtcatctagaagactggggaatttggatttgtttgttgggaaatggggcaaatatttggcaatcttggagggctctcggggtggggcagtggagagagaggtgtaggtattaatgtgtgtgattattatatatcttttttttttgtgtgtgtgtgtatgtgctcatgtgtgaccacaggggtgtttgctgaggtttggggtggggttggggattgggaggggtggtagtgggggttacatgttgattctgtgaatgttttgcttttctttgtttgatatgtgaatcaataaaaaatgttaatcacaataATATGTACCATGGAAGTGTCTTATTCACCCAAGACacattttagtaaactgtgaTGTTTAATCAAACAATACATTCATTTCAGATATGACACCTAAGTGTGGCCTCATCACTGACACCTTTAAGGTTGTAAAGAAGGCAAGGAGAGGTGGCAAGAGAGACAAGTCTCCTTCGCCACCAAGAGCAGGTGAGACAGTatgtacatgtttaaattaagGTAGATCTAAGCAAAGTGAATTGTCTTGGCATCCCTAAACTGGAGCATGACAATTCAAGCAAACAAATGCTCAAGTGGAGAAACAGCTTTCATAACTATGTAATGAACATGTTATTACTAACCAGAGCCTGAGCCCCCACAGCTGAGTCAGAAAGAAATAGATCTACAGGAGCTGAAGATGTTTGATCTGGACTGGAGGTTCGGACCGTGTACAGGTAAACCATCCCTTTTATCAACCATTTGATCATCTGCCATTTTGCAGGATGCTGTTTATTtagtaaatgaaaacaatttccaTTATCTTCCTTATGTGGCTTCTGTATTCTGTGCAATACAAAAACTAAAAACTGTCAGTCTTATCACTTAGAGGTCTTGAATTCATGCGTCACAAGCTTtgtccatgtgtgtgtgcatgtgtcaggGATCGGTCGCCTGCAGAGATGGGAGAGGGCCGCACTGCATGGGATGAATCCCCCACAGGAGATTAAAGACATTCTACTGAACACTGACCCAGAGTACACGCAGAGGTATTACGAATACACACTCATACAGTCTCTCCCTTTTATGCATGCAGATAGAAACTAAACAATACAAAGCTTGTGTCACTATACCTTTCATTTTCTCTGTGTTTTTAAGTCTCTGGCGTGATTATCCACTCTGAATAACATGGGTAAAAGCTGAATGGTGGTGAGGAAGGAAAGAAAATACTCTTTGTTTTTGattgtttgacattttttactATGTTTAACCAGTTACactatattttattaaacatttctaTATACAAATGCTATTAGTGTCGAGTCTTCCTTAAGAATTGTTTTCTCTCTTCATACATTATCtgccacacactcactcaaacataTTAGTCACTTTTACAGTATTCTTATGTCATATGAATCTCACTAGTATATAATTTTGTGGTCTTTTTATAGGTAAACTTGAGGAAAATCCAATTTGATTTCAAAAGTTCAGATGAAACACTTAACTTAGTACATAAACCACATAGTTTACATATAAGATAAATAGGAATGTATTTCGAGGGATTTTATGTTAGTGACCACATGTGAGAACTGCATTCAAAGATTTGCAAATAACATTAATTTGTGCAATCCGTACAAATTATCCGTATGTGTAACATATTTACACTGGAAAAAatggtaacctaaaaaatgtgcttcatgtggtaacatctaaattaatggGTTTGTTTCaagccaaaaatattatttaacaatacAGAATCAACCTGTATATAGGTTACACCAATAAAACTAATTTAAGAGGGTCAGATGGAGTAGAAATTgctccttaaagggacagttcatccaaatatgaatgttctctcatcatttacttaccctcattgactttctttcttctcctgaacacaaacaaagatttttagaagaatatctcagctctgaaggtccatacaatgcaagtgaatggtgaccagaactttgaaggtctaaaaagcatataaaggcagtagggctgcacgatttggagaAAAGGTCATATTGCGATTCCTTTTTACCTaaatttggtaatgttttgcCTTAGAGACTACTCTTTGAGGGTTCACACTTGAGTCTTCTTAAAAAGAAACAAACTCAGACCAATTTCACTCGAGCcacaattacataaataaataaaacagtgaaacagagagagagggagaaaaacaCACTGTATGCctgtttttgaccactttgttatagTGTCTCAACCCACtattcatcatcattattttttggaacccagtcaacttaaatattatgttattgtaaacttatattttattgattattattattatttataatacaaaaataatatatttttgtaatgcacatggcattgctatgcggtcCAGTTAAACCAGAGTTCTAACttgtcaagcttttattttggcaacaTCTGCATGACGTTTTTGTGTGGTGTAAcgtgctcctcattttaacatctcctccCTGCACCATggggtgtattatttgtatttgcatATCAACATGCAGAGGCCAAACATATTTGGTATCAAGTATTCAAATAAACGTTCAGAATGAAATGAAATGTGATAaaactggtcttcactgtatgactataatacattaataatttttaaagttaCTAAACAAGTTATTAAGTCAAGAGAAATGAGTGGTTGTATCGTTTTTTTGTTTCCTATATTGTTTGATTAGTGTTACAATTACATACTAGGCAGAGGCAGGTCTATTATGTTACACTTCAAgtacaacatttttaaacaaaaaatgtttgtcCCACTGTTAATGTTCACTTTACAtaactgtctgtgtttacattaatactttgCCAAGatggcattttggcagaattttgaagtATATTTAAGGGTTTAGGCACGTATCTGCATTTTCATGAGCGCTCTGAGCACACacgcattaaaggaatgttccgggttcaatacaagttaagctcactcgaCAGCATATGCGGCCTAATATTGATtagcataaaaatgtattttgactcgtcctttcttttcttaaaaaaacaaaaaacaaaaaaaaagaagcaaaaatcgagttcacagtgagacacttacaatgtttgttttttttacattatatcatcatggtaatgacattgtaaattggctataactttacacagaaaatgttagtaagcaattttatcacactaaaatcatttttacacacatatcctatTTTTATCATATCCACATATccgagtattttaatgttcaaaattgcccccattcagttccattgtaagtgcctcactttttttaaagaaaaggaaagacaagtcgaaatacatttttgtgttaatcaatattatgccacaaatgctgtcgattgagcttaacttttgttgaacctggaacattcctttagcaCACATAAGCAGCCTATCAAACAGCGTGCGCCTGCAGAAGCGAGGCAGTAAAAAGTAAATCCATTTGTTTTCAATCCAAATCCTATTTCTCTTTTTACCTGTTATCAAGATCGACCAATGGCAGTCTCGCGATCAACGTAATGAGCACACCTGGCTTAAAATATAATGCGCTCAGCAAACACAAGCAAAGCAAACGAAACCAAACTGTTACTTTGAGCACGAGATGGAGTTGTAGACCGcagaaccgctctgaaaacactgtaataatgcacaTAATGCAAACAAGACAGGACAGAGCAGCACAAATAAACTTTGAAGCGAGcagactattttttttaaattaaatcgcagccctttgcagtttaataatcgcacaaggACGCattgtgattttgattttatttcgattaaccGTGCAGCCATAAAAacgtaatctatatgactccagtggttaaattcatgtcttcagaagcgatatgatgtggGTGAAAAAGtacttattttttactataaatctccactctcactttcttttttgttttgtttcttcctgcccagtaggtggcgatatgcaagaagaatgcaaatcgccaccttctgggcagggagaagaatttatagaaaaaaggacttaaatattgatctgtttctcacccacacctatcatattacttcagaagacatgaatttaaccactagaggcttatggattacatttatgctgcctttgtatcctttttggagcttcaaaattttgttacccattcacttgcattgtgagaagctgatatatacttctaaaaatctttgtttgtgttctgctgaagaaagaaagtcattcacatctgggatggcataagggtgagtaaattatgagagaattttcatttttgggtgaactatccctttaaggtaacagttgcaactttttacagtgtatgaagGAATTACAGCAGCTTCTCAAGAGAGAATGATATTAATTAGCAACAGATATTAGGGCAGATAATTATGGTAACAATTGAAATAGGTCAGATCCCTTTCCACACAGTCGCCCTTGACTGAAATATCACTGCTAACTTTCAAGACGATGAGGATTATTTGTGTTTGAACACATTTGCTGCAAGAGTGCAATAAGATTGCGACGGTAGGTTTGTCATTTTGACCTCATACACTAATACCCCAGTGTCCCTGAACAAGCGCCCCATTAGCTAACTACAACACACCTCACTTGAGGGACAGATGGTTGCCGAGGATGGGCTGTATTACTGACCGGAAGCACAATGTCCCGCCTCCTTAGCCAGACTCGTTTCTTATTGGCTCTTTATCGCGTCACTTGAAATTACCGTGGCTTGATTGGTTTATATAACTGTCAAAAGATTCGGCATATGCAGTCGCACGCAACGGTCACTGGCTAAACTGAACGCTACAGTTCGAGTGGAAGCCCCGCCCTCCTGCAGCAAGAGTGAGTAGGCGTTATTATCACGACAGGAATCAAATGATTAGTCCAGTCCATCCGTCGGGGTGATGCTCTTATTTCTCATTGGCTGCAGCGCTGCCCATCGATCCCTGCGTCTGAAGCGCCTACGGTAATAATGTCGCTCAGTGACCTAGTATTAAAAGCGACGGTTATGTAGAACGCGGAGGATTAATGCGTACGCCATCGACTTCGCAGTTTAAAATACTACCGGCAAAGTACACATTCAGCAAGACTTGATAGCGTCGAAAATTCACAGAAGAAGTTCTAGATTCATCTTGCAGTGGATTCTTTCTATATAATATTCCGGATCATGCTGAAATCAGAAGGAAATCGCATAGCAGAAAACCTTAATTTGCCTTGAGCAGCGCTGCAGTGATATCAGTCTGCCCTGTTGGATCTGAACAGAAGATCGATCTGCTATACAACACACCGCATTGGGTTATAATTGGGATATTCTCTCTTGTCGCATTAGATTAAGATTTAGTATAAAGGAGGTTATTGGTTTGCCGAGGACTGAGCTACAGTTAC is a window of Myxocyprinus asiaticus isolate MX2 ecotype Aquarium Trade chromosome 8, UBuf_Myxa_2, whole genome shotgun sequence DNA encoding:
- the LOC127444614 gene encoding DNA polymerase delta subunit 4-like, which codes for MTPKCGLITDTFKVVKKARRGGKRDKSPSPPRAEPEPPQLSQKEIDLQELKMFDLDWRFGPCTGIGRLQRWERAALHGMNPPQEIKDILLNTDPEYTQSLWRDYPL